In Vespula pensylvanica isolate Volc-1 chromosome 7, ASM1446617v1, whole genome shotgun sequence, the genomic window atacTTGTAAGTTATAGCAAATGTCATCAAATACTCCAATgtttaaattaagaaaaaaactatatcTTGCAAAACTAccctttaattatattaatgatatattttattgaagaaaaaaaagatatgagaaTAAGTTAATTGATTAAGTTTTCACCCACAGTactacaaattaaaaattcatttttacaaaagaaGTATGAGACAgccctttgaaaaaaaaaaaactgccATGGACTGTAACATACAAAGTCTAAAAACATTCGCAAAAATTATAACTACAAATAATGACAATGAATACACAGTAGTACGTAAAGATAATAAAGCAAGGGCACAGTGATCATGTTCTTAACAAATAATTCTTGCTATCTTTAAAGCAAATTCTCTCGTTTCActcaaagtaaaaaaaagaagacaatatTGTCCACGCATaacagaaatatttcaatcgtcTTTAGTTAAcgttataaatttcatatgatataaatatacgtcCGTCAGTATGAAACTGATTCATCTCATGAGATTCTAACTTTAAAAAGTCTAAATGAGACATAACATCCTAATGAAGATTACACGCgcatatattctattttttttttctttttctttttttcctttactaaAGCAAATTACATTCGTACAATTCTAACACTTTGGACAAAATAgttatatttgaaaacaaaaataaacattgaGGTTTTTCCATTGATTTAAGCAAAATGaagttataaaatttatatttataatacacttTACAGATTCGTAATACCATTAACTTAAGGTGCATATTACATGACCGGCaggtatatataacaattgaCAGGTAGCTTCTGCATATAGTAACGACAATATAGACATACTGTACTTATTAAAACCTTTATCCTATCTTTTAGCAGTCGGAcgtattctttccttttcagtATCCCTATTGTCAGCTACCGTCCATTCAGGATCATTAGGATCCTCCCCTTCTATGTCACAACAAGCAGATTCTGTTGAATCAGATTCAGGAGATTCCAATTCCCCATcctagaaataaaatgtaaaaaatctacctaaatattctttataatttaaacCAGCGTATAATAGGCagttggaataaaaatgatctttttcaACTGATATATGGCAGCagcaaaaaataattgatataaatgaagataactaaataattctaatattgaGAAATacaacaatatattatttaaacgctattcttttatataattactaaatctataatacgtattaaaaaaaaaatttattacgttaAATATTAGAAAGCATCAATTGGAACTGCTTACCAGAAGTAGCCTTGAGGAGCCATGAAATTTGGCTCaaagttatattaataatcacaGTACGAATActcgaatattaatttatcaaaaagaatttaattaatgtctcatgtgaaattattttaaaacgatatacatacatcgtcTTTATCTTCGTCTCGAGGACACAGAGATACCGATGAAGTTTGCCAATGTCCATCTGGCATTACTTCGACCATCTTGTCATAAACTTCCTCAGACAGTGGAAATACTCGTGGTTCATACGGTAAAATCTAGATTGAaacatttgtataaatatcataaCGAATTATATGACAAAcgtaatgaattaatttcttcaagAGTAGAACAAATTTTACCTCATTCTCATCTTCATTGTAAGAAGTTCCAACGTCGTCTTTTCCTATCCTTAAAACGGACATGGCACGACGTCGATGTGAATCCAAGTTTTGTTGTTGATGTTCTGTCTCCTGTACTTGTAAAGGAGTTGCAGGTGGAGATGTGATTGGAGACATTACATCTCCACCAAAGTCACTAGCATGTGGAGACATGggatctaaaaataaaaacaaaaaatattccattagCATActcaaattaataaattaatttcacaaGTTTTATTTGACAAAGCACACCTGGTGTGTTCGCACCACTATCTGCTCTACTGTCAGTACGGCGATTGTGACGAATACGTGTTTGATGAGGCATATTGAGGTACGTCATgaaacgtttattttcttcgcgTTCACTTCGTTCATGTCTTAAAGCAATTGTTTCATCTGATATATCCTCAAACTATTAACaccatataaaatatcatttaatacgtcataataataataataataatatatatatatatataatctaaataaTCTCCTTTCAAAATAGTACTTACATCACTGTCTTGACTAGGCCTATGCATAATACCATTTTTTACGTCAGTTTTTGGTCGATCTTCGCACAGTCGCcatctattaaataataatcaatttacatatttatttataatttcaatatataaacatttttcttatatatatatatatatatttactttggagttaaaatttctttatattgtaatttttcaaGCCTTGTTGAAGCTGCTACGCTATACGGGATGACAATATTGTCTATATCGTACGAGTTTTGTCGCAAACGTCTGAAACATTTTGTTTAACGTTAATTGCATTACTAACATACCAAATACAACGTATACGaaagaatgaatatattaaatattttccatttttcatcTTACCCATGCAAAGTTGAATTCCTCTCTTTTACTGAATTTTTTTCCAGTGTAGTATTGGTATGTTGTAATGGAGAAGGCACTGGAGAAGAATGTTTACTGGAACTAGAAAGCGCATTAATATCCTCATCATCCTCAGTTGGCAACTTTGGTACTCTTTTCCTGCTTAAACCATTTGCATTTCTTTCATGTCCTagtctatttctctttccttttagcATCTTCCTCTTAATccctatataatatacatatatatataaattaatatacaagGTATAAATGAAATGGTTAATCAgttttaaaatcaaaaaaatgtcTTGATACATACGTGCTGTGAAGATGCTAGAAGAGGACTGTTTCAAACGTGTAGCATACTTCGCTCTATGTCCAGgaagttttttatttctcctttcattACTATCTTTATCCTTTAATCGAGTAATACGCGAACTTCCTCTCAACATCTTTTGTTGCCACTCTGCTGATTTCATGATAGCTTCTAAATGGGTTCCTTGAACAATCTCTGccaaaaaagaggaaattcaggatgaaattaaaatctaaaatctagacaaaataattattgaaagatattataaaattattaagccatctgtaaataagtataaaaatttgaattaaatataacatgtGTTACTATTCATTCCTTAGATAAAGCAACTATATAAGTTATGAACAGTAATATAAgcaaataatagaataatcatagaaagaaaagaaaatatacacgcacacacacaacatttttcttatcaaatcAAAAAGATTCtacaaaataatcaaataattcataattaccTAGACAAATAGcacattattttcatattattgtatattaactTACCATCtggaaaagataaaactgGATGATAACAAGGATCAACAAGTGCCAGCCTCTCTTGAACAGACAGTTGTTCAATTGGTTCTTGTGTCTGAGTTGGATCTAGCCTTCCTGTGCACAAAGCACATGCAGGCAATGTATGATCACAGCTACATCTTACTGTGGATGCTTTAGCTGCACGTTTTGAGACTTCGTGTAGCCTATCAACTTGTAATAATTTTCGCTTTCTATAAAAACTCCATACAAATGGACGAGTTCTGCTAGCTGAGAGTTCACTTTCAGGTAAATTATATCGACCAGTAGAACCAGGCAAAACACCACTATATCCATTTACTGTTTCTGCATTGTCAAGTATCACTAGACCCTTCACCGCCCTAACTTGACGTTGAAGTTCATTGTGTTGTCTAATTCTATATTCTAAATCTGATATTTGTGCCTGCAACCAGGTCCACCTCGATGCTATACCTGCACGGTCTTGAGCATATCTCCATGCTGCTCTTTTAGatctacaaataaaatatttattaatgataaatcattatcctaacgattataatattttgtttgcaaataaatacaaagaaatttatcagtgattataaaatcataatttttcgtttcaatagaaatatattagaattatttaatattctgaACACTGATCTTATCAAttctttcattataatataataaataaggtATTCTACATAGAAGagctaattataaattatttctaaaataggaaaaaaaaatatatgatagagTGTTgaataaatcttatataagACTGACtcacaatatttttaactaatttttatgcaagtaatacatatatcatagaaagacataaaataaataataattgtatgcctaaataaaagttaaagaaaaaaaatgacttACATTGGTAGTTGTTGCTGATGTGGATTATTAAATGATTGCATTTCATCACAGCTTTCTCCACCACTACTAGATGCAGTACAATCTGAATCCAAATTAGATTCTACAATGTGTAACTGAGTTGCCAAAGGTCCTGCTACATTTTCAACTTCTTCACTATTGATTTTAACTTGAGGCATACCAAAAACTGGCATTCGGTTACCATTATTACCAGACGTATTACCCAAATTATCACGCGATCCACCACCAAAGTATCGACAACACAAACGCTGACGATGTGCATTATTACTTTGAGTAACACAcatcttttcgattttttgtaaaaatgaattcAAACTACTACTAATCTCAGGAAAATTTCTGACATTGGACTTAGAACTGATATTGACCAATTCTTGAAATAAACACTTTTTAACTCCATGATGAGCAAGTTCAAGCACACCTGTATTTTCTTCTGCAACATGTCTACCAACAAGTCGCGCTTGAAGCTTTCTCAGTCTTCTAAGTAGAAATGCGCACTTCCTCTCATTTTCAAATTGTTTCTGCGCAACAGTTTCTTGTTGTAAACGTAAACTGTTGGTTTTTTGCTGGTCTACTGTTTctggaatatttatattttcgttacaAAGGCTCATAACATCAGCGTCAGTAAGTAAATCTCGTGCGAAAGATGAGAATCCTTCTTCAGGAATTGGAAACATTTCCACATTGTCCACATTGTCCACACTGTCCACGTTACCTTGTACAGGTTCAGAACTACCAGCAGTATTTTCTGCATTCTCTACACATTCTATAGATTTAATTACTTGCAGAATTTCGTCTACATTTTGTCCGATATCACCCACAGTGCTTATATTGCACTGTTCATTGTCCGTATTAATCTCTGTACCAAAAGCCATTATTTGATCAACATCCAAATTTTTATTGTCTCCTTCTACAGTAGCAGATTCCACCAAAGACAAATCGTCGCTTGTTTTCAAGAAGCCCATGTTGTCTGCGTGATCACCCATAGATGGGTCGTTCATTATAGTATCAATCTCCTTCTTTTTGGGACTGTCCGGCGTCACCGGCCGTTTACAGTCCTGATCCGTAAAAATCTCCCTTAAGATCAAGTCAGAGCCGTGCGTGTAAGTAGATAAATTGTCAAGACTATTGGCGTATTTTGAATTAATAACATAACGAATAAGATCTTTAGATACACCATGCAGGTACTGCTCGTCGATTTTTGATGGCTGAACGTTCGCGGATACAACGAACTTTGCCAGAATTTCTCGATCGTGACAGACCTGCGTAGCCTGCTCAGGGGACAAAAACCCCACAGCTGGTAGAGAAGGGAGCAAATTTTCAGGCTTTTGAGGACCGTCTTCCGTCAGAGCAGGGGCCATTACTGCCGCCAACAATGCCGATGCTGCAGCCTCGACATCCAGAGGCTCCCACGTACGCCAACGCTCGCTCTCTTCGCGTACTTCACCTACTCCCATTCATTcatgattataattttaatctttgGCTCTACcgtttattagaaatttcacTGGATAtgccccttctctctttctttaatgcATTAgcttttttcgattaaaaattcttgGACGTTTCTACGTCTTCGGTCATATACTGTGCATCATCGTATTTCTTGATATTCCAGTTGCTTAATTCTGTCATCTTTGTGTTAAGTATTCATAGAAATCACGTTACGAATcctgcaaaaagaaaagttaaaaatcgATCAGTTTTGATTGCAATGTACAAATTTCGTTACATCATAAATTTTCAGATAATTTCTAAACTATATCTACGACTACTTaaggaaaaatgaattaccttaattaaaaacaaattcgtACACTAACAAGGAACTCTAAGAtcctaaattttttatcgatatccaACTAGTCATTCTTATAAAAACACCTGGATACTTCTTTCATACGTTAAAGCCTAAAGATCATACCCCAAATATGAAACATACACTTggtaagataagaaaagattgaTGAAGAACCGATAGCAATgtttaatcattaaaaagaaaagttctgTGTAAAGATAAACACATTCTATCGTTACACTGAGAAATAAACTCGCCTTATATTCCATTTCCACAATCGACGTCGTATCTTTCACAGCAAAAAAACGGCACAGTAATTCCAACGTGGGAAACAAGCAGAAAACGGCAATGTGGTCGTGTAAAAAGGTCGCTTTTCAAAGATGAGCTCGCACGCTCCCCTCTCGTTCGGATCTTCGTCCAAaatcgaaagtaaaagagCGATGATATTACGCCGCACCGTCTTGGGTTCCTCCAAACGTTCACTTGCAAATTtctaaagcaaaaaaaaacgTGTGCCGTGCGATAACAAGAAGTCAATTGCCACACCGGATATAAAATGGTATTACGATGGGAAGAAAAGGATGCGCGCGAAGAGCAGAGAGACGACTTTCCGTGGTACAAAGTTATTATTGTCCTTCGCGAACGATATCTTGGAGTtgtgggaaaaaaaagagagaaaaaagaaagaagagcagAAGACGgcgatgataaaaatgtaacGAAAGTATTTTAGCAGCCGTCAGAATTCGCGATTGTTCGTATATCGTCGCTGACAACGTCGCCGTCGccgctgccgccgccgccgccgccgccgccacgaCCGTCGATGTTGCCGCCGGTGCTACTGCCAGCAGCACTGCCACTACCACTACAATCACTATCACCGTAGTCGTAaccgtagtcgtcgtcgtcgccgccgccgccaccgccgccgccgccgccgccgtagtcaccaccaccacctccgccgccgccgccgtttTCGTTGCTATCGTCGTCACAATCACGGTCGTTGTTTCTGCTATTTTACGATGATGCATTACAACGACATCAACAtcggagaagagagaaggcgTCACGCCACGCCGTCCGACGCATTTCCACGTGATCTCACTGTTCGAACAACGGAATCGAAAAAGCGTTCACGTCGCTGTTCAAGAACAATACACAAAGAGACATGCCGCGCGTCCGGCGGGCATGCTCCTCTCGGTCCcgacaaaagaaagaagaaatcctTTTTCCGTACACACTCGCGCCACCGTCTCTCTATTGCATAATGACGCGCAAGATTcgcgtctttctctctccttcacgTTCTCgctctcgttctatctctctcttccccttttctctacctctttACTTTCCGTCACATAAAgcacaaagaaaagaatacgatTCGCATAATGCACCAGTAACGACCACGGTCTACATAATTTTCATCGGCGtaatcgtcatcatcgtccgTTCGTGTTTTCGTTGTCGCCTAAGCGGACAACGTCCACGTACGCGCGAAGCACGCGCGGGTTACGCGAGGTGAGGTGAggcgagacgagacgagacgaaacgaaacgaaacgagacgaaacgagacgagGAGGAACGAGCGGGGCCGGGAACGGACGATCGAACGTGCTCTCGTCGCTCGTTGCTCGCTCGCCCGCTCGTTCGGGTTAGACCGCGGATAGGTAAGCGAAACGTTACGCGCACACGGAACCGTATCTAAACTCGGACGGGTCgagaagggaaggaaggaaggaaggaagaaagaaagaaagaaaggaaggaaggaataaaggacggagataaagaaaggacgaaagtGGGAGAagcggtaaaaaaaaaaacagaaaaaaagaaaacgagaaagaaagcacGCGAGGGATACAGAAAATTGGCGGTATTTCTTTTGCGATAATTTCGCTCTCTACCGTGCAATGGCGGAGCAGCAACACGCAGCCTCGAGGAAGTTCCCCTTCGGATTCTTCGCAACTACGTACGATCGCGCTTTCGTCTCTCGTTCCCCGCGCTCGCGGTCAcctaaaggaagaaagatagatagatagatagatagagagagagagagagggaaaaagagagaccaaTGGATAAGAGGACGGGGTgggagaaagaggtagaatgagaaagagagagagagagagagagaccgagcgCGCGGGAGGCAGGGAAGGAAGAGGCAAAAGATGCACGAAGCACGGCCGCGTTATTCGAGACGAAGCGGATAACCGTCACGCGTAGGGCACTGTGCGACCACGACACTGCTCTTCACACACTCCAGTAGCAACTTTGAACtttgtagaaatatattaaacgtaaTCCTTGATGTCACACCCAAACAGCACAATAATCCCTCACCCGTTTTCGTTAGTGGCGACGCGCGTGTGTGCTCGTAATCGTGGCTCCTCGCATCGCTCGTTGCTCTTTCATTCCGAGTCCGTCGCTCAGGAAACGGCTGCgaccttttttcctttcttttgaaattaattgtcGACGAATCTCGCGAACGTCGGACGTAATATAACAAGAGATATTTATCGGCAATGTGTACGAATTCACTCGAGTTtgccgtcgtcgttgtcgaagCGGGCTTCGACCAATACTGCGGTGCTTCTACCGGATGTGGCCTTCGGTATAACGGACCAATGAAATCAGAGGTTTGTTCGCGCAACGCCCGAACCGGGGCGGCTGCTGCCGAtgcttttctcttattacagTGTGGCAAATCGAAGCAAGCCTTTGGTCGGAACAATTTTTCGAGCGGTGACGACGTgctttgtctttttcctttgaatGTAACGCCAAGGAGGCAATgatcttcgaaaagaaaagagtaatgcgttctttgatttttttattgcgtttcatttttctctttcggaaCTATAACCAATAGGGATGCTGTTCTGGCTTTTAGTCAAACGTAGTTTCGGACGCGCCAATAGCGTTCTTAGCAGCTTGCGCTGCTAACGTTTCTATTGGTGGATCGAATCTCCACCTATTGCGCAACTGTAAACGTTGATTATGATTGGAGATATATTTCTTACGTGGATTAGAAGATACCAACCGTTACAAATATACAAAGGAGAGATTAATAAACCATTACAACGCATACATTGTGGCaggaatattataaaagtaattattgtaaaattattttataagcttCATCGTATAAGTGCGATTATTCGTATCTGcattaaataacatttcaaattttactttcgtttaaCTTCGACGGATATTCCTgctaattatttctaaagcTAAAAACTACGTTGTGATTGGACGAAATAAATGCTACGTAACAcaatgtatatctatctagaTGTTATAAAGATGCAATCTGTGATTTTGTAAACAAAGTATTTAACAGAATCAAAGTACAGCACTTTCTTAAGCAGAAGTAGTATTTTAAACTCTTGAAGCTATAgttttttcgaatgaaaatttactATAGACGTATAATGtacatgaaattaatttattgataattgaAGGTAAGATTTTGCACGTAAATATTCCAAATGACCTTGTCATTACTAATCtactttaaatgaaaaaaacaattataaatatgtatatgg contains:
- the LOC122630562 gene encoding KAT8 regulatory NSL complex subunit 1 isoform X1, producing the protein MGVGEVREESERWRTWEPLDVEAAASALLAAVMAPALTEDGPQKPENLLPSLPAVGFLSPEQATQVCHDREILAKFVVSANVQPSKIDEQYLHGVSKDLIRYVINSKYANSLDNLSTYTHGSDLILREIFTDQDCKRPVTPDSPKKKEIDTIMNDPSMGDHADNMGFLKTSDDLSLVESATVEGDNKNLDVDQIMAFGTEINTDNEQCNISTVGDIGQNVDEILQVIKSIECVENAENTAGSSEPVQGNVDSVDNVDNVEMFPIPEEGFSSFARDLLTDADVMSLCNENINIPETVDQQKTNSLRLQQETVAQKQFENERKCAFLLRRLRKLQARLVGRHVAEENTGVLELAHHGVKKCLFQELVNISSKSNVRNFPEISSSLNSFLQKIEKMCVTQSNNAHRQRLCCRYFGGGSRDNLGNTSGNNGNRMPVFGMPQVKINSEEVENVAGPLATQLHIVESNLDSDCTASSSGGESCDEMQSFNNPHQQQLPISKRAAWRYAQDRAGIASRWTWLQAQISDLEYRIRQHNELQRQVRAVKGLVILDNAETVNGYSGVLPGSTGRYNLPESELSASRTRPFVWSFYRKRKLLQVDRLHEVSKRAAKASTVRCSCDHTLPACALCTGRLDPTQTQEPIEQLSVQERLALVDPCYHPVLSFPDEIVQGTHLEAIMKSAEWQQKMLRGSSRITRLKDKDSNERRNKKLPGHRAKYATRLKQSSSSIFTARIKRKMLKGKRNRLGHERNANGLSRKRVPKLPTEDDEDINALSSSSKHSSPVPSPLQHTNTTLEKNSVKERNSTLHGRLRQNSYDIDNIVIPYSVAASTRLEKLQYKEILTPKWRLCEDRPKTDVKNGIMHRPSQDSDFEDISDETIALRHERSEREENKRFMTYLNMPHQTRIRHNRRTDSRADSGANTPDPMSPHASDFGGDVMSPITSPPATPLQVQETEHQQQNLDSHRRRAMSVLRIGKDDVGTSYNEDENEILPYEPRVFPLSEEVYDKMVEVMPDGHWQTSSVSLCPRDEDKDDDGELESPESDSTESACCDIEGEDPNDPEWTVADNRDTEKERIRPTAKR
- the LOC122630562 gene encoding KAT8 regulatory NSL complex subunit 1 isoform X2, which translates into the protein MGVGEVREESERWRTWEPLDVEAAASALLAAVMAPALTEDGPQKPENLLPSLPAVGFLSPEQATQVCHDREILAKFVVSANVQPSKIDEQYLHGVSKDLIRYVINSKYANSLDNLSTYTHGSDLILREIFTDQDCKRPVTPDSPKKKEIDTIMNDPSMGDHADNMGFLKTSDDLSLVESATVEGDNKNLDVDQIMAFGTEINTDNEQCNISTVGDIGQNVDEILQVIKSIECVENAENTAGSSEPVQGNVDSVDNVDNVEMFPIPEEGFSSFARDLLTDADVMSLCNENINIPETVDQQKTNSLRLQQETVAQKQFENERKCAFLLRRLRKLQARLVGRHVAEENTGVLELAHHGVKKCLFQELVNISSKSNVRNFPEISSSLNSFLQKIEKMCVTQSNNAHRQRLCCRYFGGGSRDNLGNTSGNNGNRMPVFGMPQVKINSEEVENVAGPLATQLHIVESNLDSDCTASSSGGESCDEMQSFNNPHQQQLPISKRAAWRYAQDRAGIASRWTWLQAQISDLEYRIRQHNELQRQVRAVKGLVILDNAETVNGYSGVLPGSTGRYNLPESELSASRTRPFVWSFYRKRKLLQVDRLHEVSKRAAKASTVRCSCDHTLPACALCTGRLDPTQTQEPIEQLSVQERLALVDPCYHPVLSFPDEIVQGTHLEAIMKSAEWQQKMLRGSSRITRLKDKDSNERRNKKLPGHRAKYATRLKQSSSSIFTARIKRKMLKGKRNRLGHERNANGLSRKRVPKLPTEDDEDINALSSSSKHSSPVPSPLQHTNTTLEKNSVKERNSTLHGRLRQNSYDIDNIVIPYSVAASTRLEKLQYKEILTPKWRLCEDRPKTDVKNGIMHRPSQDSDFEDISDETIALRHERSEREENKRFMTYLNMPHQTRIRHNRRTDSRADSGANTPDPMSPHASDFGGDVMSPITSPPATPLQVQETEHQQQNLDSHRRRAMSVLRIGKDDVGTSYNEDENEILPYEPRVFPLSEEVYDKMVEVMPDGHWQTSSVSLCPRDEDKDDATSGKQFQLMLSNI